Genomic window (Chryseobacterium sp. H1D6B):
ATACATAGATATATTCTACATTGTTACTTTCTAATATTTGAACAAGTCTTTTATATTTGTTAAGCGTGTCATTTTCAAAAACATCTCTGCTTACCAAATAACTTTCGTTGTCTTCCAAGGTTGTTAGAGAAACTTCACTAGGCAGAGTTTCATTTTTGTTTGCTTCATCAGATCTCCGGTCCAGCCGAAGAAATTCTATAATATCTTGAAAATTAGCCATCGCTTCTTATTTTTTCTGTTAGATTTTCTAATTCATTTAAGGGAAATATCATCTTAAGTTTATTCTGTGAGTAATAGTTTTTAATTCTTTCCTCATCTAAAACAAGAAGATCCAGATAGTATTCTTTCCCCACTAATACCTGGGCGTTTTTGAGCTTGCATTTTGCCTGTACTAAAACATCCCAGTCTTTTCCCTCTAATTCTTTCCATTGTCCGAAAGGAGCCCGGCCTCTGCTTCCAAAAAGAAAAATCTTTTCAACGGCAGTAATATCATTAATCTTATCTTTTAAGGTCGTGAGAATATAAGGCAGCACTTTATCGTGCTGCCATATAGACTCGAGTTTTACTCGGCTCATGATTAGAAAAATTAAATTAAGAATCTAGAAAGAGGAATAGTATTCAAATATTCCTGCTGTTTTACAGCAGCTCCATTTTTATCCATAAGTCTGGTCTTAGAGCCAATGAAATCGCCTGAGGTGAACTTTAAAAATGATTCACCATCTGTAGTAAATTCTATTGTATCCATTTCTTGTGAAAAAGGAGGTTTAACAAATTTGAAATTTTTAATTTTGTTAACGTCGATACGGAAGATTAAACCATTTTCACCGCTTGGAAATGCCTTAATTCCATCTATTTTTGATACTTCATCTGCTAAGGCATTGTAAAAGACAAGCAGAGAGTCGGTTGTCGCCCAGGATGCATCTCTATCGATTTCTATATCATGCCCCATGCATTTATACTTTCTAGGAAATTCTCCAGCCTCATCAAAGTGTTTGATAATTTTATATTCTCCAGAACTGTCCATTTCTCTTGATGATAATTCTATCCATTTTTCTGCTGTTGATCCGCCTAAAAGACTGTCATTTTTCTCAAAATTAAATTTATCTTCAGTGATTACTTCAGAAGGAATCTCGAAATCGTCAGGGTTTTCCGTCGTAAATGGTAAAGCGTGTCTTACTTTCAATCCGATACTTTCTGCCTGAAGAATGTTCAGGGTGGTTGGAAGTCTTGTTAACCAGGCTTTTCCTTGTTTTACGCCTTTCGGCTGTTTCATTTCATCTACAATAGATAGATAAAGTTCATCACCGATTACAGGGACTTCTCCGCCGTTCCAGATCTTACCCGTTGCCAGATAAAACTGCACCGCATCTTCAAACCCAGGACGTACTGTTGCAACGACTCTTGCCATACCGCTTTGTAAGAAAGCTCTGAATAAAGGATCTGTATTTTCTGATTGATATAGATCCATCCAGTTTTGTTTATCTCCCCAATAGAAAGGATACAGATAATAAGAAAGGTTTTCCCATTCAAATGCCTGCTCCATAAATTTCACAAAAGCAGTGTATTTGTCTAATTTAGAAGTAAGATTAGTTTCATAATCTGTAAACATACTTCCCTGTGTTAATCCTGCGAAACCATATCCGTGGGTAGAATTAACTGCTCGGTCTGCCATATAAGATATACAGTTTTTACGTAATACTGTATTTTCAATTTGTCTGTAAAAATTAGGATTTGAATCTTTAATGACTACCGCTTTGTTATTTTCCTCGGCAACAGCATTATTATACTCAATAAGAGCATCTTCGTAAGCTTTAATGATCACATTAAAGGTTTTTTGCATCCAGGCAGTTTTTGCTTCCGGAGTTAGTACGCATTTGGCATTTATACTTCCATTAATGATCGGGCTTTCTCCTGTAGTGAAAGAATAGGCAAGCTTTTCTCTCACATTGAAATTAGATAATACTCCTCCCATTTGGGTACTGTTGATAGAATTAATCCATGAGGTACTTCTTCCTGCAATTGTCATAAATGCCTGATGAAATCCATTAAAGCCGTGAGGATAGGTATTGAATTTATATTCTACTTCCTGAACTTCATAATCTTTTGGAATTTCCAGCTCTCCAGACCCAGAAACAATTTGGATCTTACCTTCATCAGAACCCATAAATGCAGGGTCTCTTTCACTGAATGATTTGCTTACATAGTAGATGTCACCAGGCCTGCTCTCTAATTCTGCATTGTATTTACCGGCCCAATATCTTAGTTTAACATCATTAGTAAGAGCACTGTAATCGGCTATCTGCATATTTCCTGCTGCTCTTGGATCATCAGGTTTTGTTAGATTGGTCTGATCGGCACTTTTAGTTTCTTTCATTCCCAATAAATGAAGTTTGGCAGGTTCAGGAATCATAAATTCAAACATCATTCTCTTGCCATAATTGTAGATCTGATTTTTCATCAGTTTATCTACCCATCTGTAAACACCTACAACATGCTTATCGCCTTTTCTGTTATCTAGTCCGTGAGAATTGTTTTCTTCAAATTCATCAATAATTTTTTCAATTCTTTCTTCATGTACCTTATTGACAATCCTGTCCATCGCTCTAGATGTAATATCTTGGGATTGTGTCATCGCCTGTCTTGTACTTTCTTCTTTAGAAGTATGATAAGCATTGCTCAATCCAAGGCTGCTGTTTACTGATAATCCAAAACTGCTGTTATAGTTAACATTTAGTCCGAACTGTGTGCTTTTATCTGATGCTTCCTGCGCCATTTTGGAAATTTCAGTCTGCATTTCAAAACGGTTGGCAGTTGTGGTGTCATTCACCTGCTCTCTTTCGGTATCAGAAGAGCTGGTTGTTGTATTTTCACTTCTTCTTAATCTTCTTGTAGATTTTTCACGATATTCCCTGGCCATCACATTTTCTATGTGGGCAACCTCTCCTTCTACATAAGCATGAGTATTTTGTTCTACTTTCAGATAATCTGCAATACCAATTTGTTTAAATCCAAATCCTGAAGGAATGAAATCTTTTTCGTCGTCTTTTTCCCCTGTTTCATTTATAAACTCAAAAGAAGAAGAGTAACATAATTTTAAGCTTTCAATTCTTGCAGTGAACGAAACACTTTTTCCGTTGCTGAAAGTAATTTGAATATCAATAGTGAAATTCCCTGTCTGCGGAAAATAAATTCCGTCCGAGTTAGAGCTTGCAAATAAATTATTCAGGAAAATCCTGTTTCCAGTTCTGGTTTTTGTATAATAAGTTCCGGATATATTTCCGCTTGTAAAATTAGCTGTATAAGAAGCTCCTGCTATATCCCAGCCGGATGGAACGTCAATGGATAAGTCAAAACTGGTTAACCGCACGATGGTTTTTGAACAGAGCTGATAAGTAAATGGAATAGTTTCTACTCTGGAAACAGGCATGATAATTCCTCCAATACTTGTGTAGGTCTCAGTTTCCCGTGCTGTGTTTTCAACGATAATATTTTGGGCTGCTTCTGTGTTTTCATCAATGATGGAAGTGATCTCAGCAAAAGAAGTTCTTCCTTCCAGTAAAGAATCTATTTTACGGATATCCTCAGAGGTTGGTCTTTGAGGATCAAACTTACCTGAAAAATCGAATTCAAGAAGATCAAGTAAAGTTTCTAAGTTTTTAGATTTTAATGAAGTGACTAATGAACTTCCGCTGATTTCCGGACGAAATTCAAATTCAAATTTTGGGATATCCGGATAAGGAATCTGTTTAGGCTGCTGGCATGGATCAGACGGATCATATTTTGTATCCGGTATCCTTACTTTGCAGAACTCTTCTTTAGCTTTAGCAACTGCATCATTATATTCTGCTATAGCCGGTGCAGTTTCTTGTCTATAACCCTCTTCCATTGATTTATAAGAAGCCTGATAATCTTTATTATACTGTTTCTCTGTGGCAGAAAGATTCTTTTTTAATGCTTCATATCTTTCAAGCTTTATTTTAGCAGTTGAGATCATCTGCTGTCCTTCCATCTCTTCACTTGGAGATGAGATTTTGCCGTTTTCTTTATTATATAGTTGTGAAAAGCTTTGCAGTACAGGATGTGAATTATCATCATCCAGCATTAATTTTTTCGGAAGAACAATTCTTGCATTTAATAAAACTTTAACTTCATCTTCAGTAGGAGCAAAACTCTCAAGGACATGAAGACCCAGAAGCATCTGCATGACAGTTTCCTTAATATAAAAATCTTTTTGAGTAACAACCTGATAGATTAAATTATTCCATAATGTGATGATATTGGGAAAAGTATAATTGTTTAAATCAAAAATTGAATCTTTTTGAGCTTTAACTTCATCAAAGGTACATGTGCTTTTATTTCTAGCTAACCAGACAGAAAAATCATATAGTAGGGTGAAATTATTCTTCAGCATATTTACATCCGAATAACAGTCTGCACTATTTTTGAAGTTGGCTGCAGCAGTTTGTAAAAGTTTTAGTTTTGATCCAGTCCCGGTTGTAACTGGTATATAAAAAACATTGTCATTTTTAAGACGCTCGGGAGCCAGTATAAATCTTTTATTTTGTCCTTGGTCATCGGACAATTGCGGGCTTCGTAAACTTACGAATCTGAAAAGTGTTTGTGTGGGTGTATTTTCTGCTGGTTGTACAGCTGATCCATTTTCAATGTTGGCCATTTTTGTAATTTGTTTGGTTTTATTAAAAGGTTAAGATTTGAAGATTCTTTTTATTAGCAGAGCTTCAGGAGTACAGTCTTATTTTTTTATGTGGTTTCGGACAAAGATTTCCACCTCATTTCTTGATGTCGATTTTCATTTTTGATTGGTTTTTAGGGTGTTGGTTTTTGAACATAATTCTGGCTGTCCAGCATTTTGTGAATGGTGAATTCAAAGGCTTTTGTGAAATTTTAATGTTTAGCTTTTGTGTCTTTGTTGATACTTCAAAAGTAGCAGCGGGAAGCGTCAAAACTTGACGTGTTAGACTTGAATTTTAGACTTTTTTATTATAAAATATCTTCTTCAAGAATATCATTTTCAAAATCTTCTTTGAAGAAATTTTCAATGTCGTTGAGGTAATTTTCATAATCTATTTCTGTGTTTTCGATATCGCTCCAGTTAATAGTGTAGATATCTTGATCGAAAATTATATCTGAAGTGTGATTTGGTGTTTCCATGTCTTGAGTTTTAGAAGGTTTCTTAAATTTTGAACATATTTCAGGCTGTCCAGCATTTATAAATGATGAATTCAAAGGCTTTTAAAAGTTTTTAATGATTGATTTTGTGTTGTTATCTATAGTTCAAAAATAGAAAGAGAAGGCGACAAAACTTGACGTGAAAAAAAAATAACTCAAAAAAAATTGAGCTATTTTAAGGTTAAGAAAAATCTTTTAAATCTATTTCATCGGCCATAAGCATAAGAATATCCATTTCCGAAAGCATTGATTTAAGTTTTACACCTCCTAATTTTAAATCATTGTCCGAAAGTATAAAAAGCCATACTTTTTTTACAAAATCTTCAAAATTATCATCCTTGTAATGGAGACTTTGGCTCTGTACAGTTAATGCTATCAGCTGTTTTGTAATATCTCTGCATTCGTTCATTTTATTCTCATGCGGAATTAAAACATGCAGTGCAGTACTTTGTGAATCGTAAAGAATATTCGCAGCCGTCTTCATTTGATTCTTCTTGCTGTTGAATCCTCTTACATCTCCTATTTTTGCAGCTAAGATTTTAGCTCTGAATCCAGCCATTTCTGAAACCTGACTGATATTGTTGGTAGACAGAATATCCTCTACAGATTTTAACCAGGATAAAGTTTTTTCAATGAAAAAAGGATCTTTTTTTTCTAAAAAAGTAACAATTTTTGGAAATTCCAACAGCTTTTCTTTCAATTGAGAAACTAATATAAATTGTGATTTTTTCATCATATTATTCAGGGATTAAAGTTTCTACAGGATTTCCGTTGATATCTTCATATCTGGACCATTCCATGCCCGCTTCACTTACCGTCATTTTAGCATAAATGAGACATTTAGCATCTAAAGCCATTAGTTTATCCGCTTCTACAATGATCCCGTAATCTTCAGTTTTTTCGATGTTTTTTTTAGCCTCATCGAGAATTCTCGCATATACTCTTTCCGAAAGAAATTGAGGATCTGTTTTCTGCCACTTAAAATTAGGCAGTGATTTACAGAAATCAATTATTTTTTCCGGCATATTTTTAAAATAATGATACTCTGCATCAGTAAATACGGTGATATTTTCCGCTCTGATTTTTAAAAGGGCATTATTATAATCAGCCTCCATATTCAGAAGTACAGACTTTAGATTCTGATCATTCTTTGTATCAGAAGCATCATAATCAGTACCCGCTGTTTTGACAATTTCATCATAAGTAAACTCATTGAAATTTTTTATGGATTTTCCGCCTGTGGCAAAAGGAATGGTAAGATCTACATTCCCTATTTTCATTCTTGGAATAGAAAAATGTTTTAATAAATCATCTTGTGCGTATTCCTTTGCTATTTGTAATGTCTGTAAGTCTGCCATTCTTCTGGCAGATATGATTTCAGAGACGATGCCTCCCAGGTATTCATTCAATTTTGGCATGATAAGTTTTTTTAATTTAAAAAGATAGTTTAAAAGGATGGCCGCCGAAACAGCCATCCGAAAAAGTAGAAATTAAATAGCAGTAATGCTGTCTTCTAACATATCCAGGATTCTGCTCAGACCAGCTGGCAGTTCATCATTTACAGCTCTTACATGTACACCCAAAGTGTATGTTTTTTCTGTAGTAGATGTACTTGAGTTGGTCTTTTTATAAGAAGCAGAAGCATTGAACTTCACTTTCCAAAACTTGCCGCTTACAGAAGCACTTCCTTGGAATTCGCTGCCAACACTTTGAGTTTCTACTGAGTTTAGTTTTGCATTAAAATCAATAGTCATTTCATCAATTCTCAACGCGGGAATTGTTAACATAGAAAGGAAGGGTACTTTCAAATTAACTGCTGATTTAATAAATGGATCTACAGTATTTATTGTAGCTGGAATTACTGTCGCTGCGGCAGGAACTTTTCCTTCATCTTTTAACTGTTGAAGCGTTTTACCTTGATCTGGATTAGCAACAGATTTGTCATAATTAAAATCTACATACCTTAATTGAGCGGGAATCGCCGCTGCACCGCCGCTGACAGCAGGAACTGCTGGGACAAAACCAACTTCCTTAATGAAATTGACTTGTGAAATAGAAGCATCATGTTGTGCTTTCACAGCTGCCTGCATAGGACCTCCGATGTAAACGCTGAAATCTAAACTGTTTAATTCTTGGACTAAATTTGCCATAATTTTAAAAATTGTTAAAGGTTATTAATTGGTTAATAATATATAGTAGTGCTAGCAGACTAATATTCAAAATTGGGTACTACTTATCCTGTTCAGTAATTTTTACAAACTGAAACTGATTATTAATTAAAATTAATTTGGATATTTTTAAGAATGAAAACGGGCTTATTTAGCTGATGTTTTCTTGGTTATTTTGTTAGTTTAAAGGTAGTTGTCTAAAGCGACAAAACGGGTCGTATTATAATTTTTTTTCATTTTCATTTTTTATTTTGTGCAGTATTGTGTTCTTGATGATAAGCCAAAGATAACTTTGGAGGGCGCCAAAACCTGACGTGTATAAAATTTATTTTTATTAAATTTAAAAAAGATAGCATTTTATTAACATAAGCTAAAAAGCTTATATTTAGTCTATATAAGTTTTTTAGCTTATATTTTGTTTCGGATGAGTTTTTGAACAATCTGATTGAGCATTTCTCTGTTATCATCAATATAACTCAATCCAGCTTGTATCAGGTTCTCGATATTGGACCTTCTTACATTATCCATTGAAGGAGAAGCATTTTTTAAGGATGGATTTAGCCGGTAATAGTTTTTCTGATTTCGCTGTCCCAATGTTTGAAACATCTGACAGAGTTGATAATCAACGGTTTCTGCATTCGATGACATCAAAATATCGATGATAGGAGTTACCCAGCCTATCTTTCCGGCTTTTTCTAATTTTTTAAATGGATAGCTTCTAGACTCAATTCCTGTTCCTATAGAAACAATGATCATGTCATTTACAGTAGGATGATTAGCTTTCTGATGGTTTTTCAATACTTCAGCAAAGGGGATTTTTCTGGCTTCAGCATACGCGCAGAGTCCAGGGTTATTAGCGAACATTCCTCCGTCGATAAGACTGAATATCTGTCCGTACATAGATTTTATCTGTACTGGAGTAAAGTAGGTGGGCGCCGCAGAAGTTGCCCTGCAGACATCTTTTACATAAAAATTATCGGTGCTTAAATTGGCTTTCCAAGAATTGAAAAGTTTGGCTCTTCTGTTTTCAATGTCATAGCTTGTTATTAAGCAGGGCTTTATTAATTCTTTAAGTTCGAGGTGTCCAAAAAAGTCATTCAGGTTTTTTTCAAGTGATTCTTGGGAAATTCTTTCATTAAGCAGTCCAAACGGATTGATAAGTCTTTCCCAAAAAGAAACCTGGAATATATCACCGCCTCTTTCAGCATATAATTCTAATCCTTTTTGAATAGAATATTTTGCTTTTCGGTTTTCATCAGGGGAGAGAATAATAGATGCAATCAAAGCCCCTGTACTGCTTCCTGCAACGAAATCAAAATAATCTCCAAGTTTAGCACTCGGCTTATCGTGATACTGAAGCTGCTCTTCTATATAGCGTAAAATGATACAGGTAATAATACCTCTTATTCCGCCGCCGTCTAAAGAAAGAATGGTTGTCTTTTTCATGGTTTCTGCTGTTTTTTCTTACAAACAAATATAGACAGCGGAGGCGACAGAACTTGACGTGTTTTAATTAATTTCAAGAATATGAGAATTAAATAACGAGATATCCATCCTTATCTCTAGCCATTTTAGAAAGTGTTCTCCAGCTGGTTTTTACTACTCCTTTTTTGGTCTGGATATTCTTTTTTTCGAAGTGGGGGAGATCTTTAAAGGTTTTCCAGTTACCGCCCCAGTCCCAGCCGTATTTAGCGAAAATTTTCACACATTCATACCAGTCTGCCACTTTATCATTATCCCAGTCTTTTGCCGTATCCCAGCTTGCTGTTTTTCCATCGATCATTAAGCAGATGTCGACGGCAAGACCATAATTGTGAATACTTTGTCCGGCTTTGGCATTCGTTACTTTTTTTCCTGTTGTAAGCCTTCCTATCGCATACAGTTTTTCCTGCTCTTCAAAAGATCTCAAACCCTGGGTAATTCTTATTTTGGCTCTTCCCGTAAGGGCTTCATCACATTCCTTGATTATTGTTTTTACTTCCTCTCTTACGAAGGGGTGGAGTTTTTCTATTCTCTGCAAGGTTACTTTGTCCATAATTATAAATTTTACTGTTTTAAAAAACAAAAGTAGGCGCCGTATACGACAAAACTTGACGTATTTGAAATAAATTAATTAAATGATAATCAGTTGGTTAAATATAATGTTAAATTTAAAATAAAACAGAATTTTGTATTTTAAATGTTATAGTTATGCATAATAAAATACTCGTAAACTAATCATGTATGCCTTAGTAGACTGCAATAATTTCTTTGTTTCCTGTTATCGAAAGTTATTATTTATCCAAAGCGAGTTAAGATTTTATAGCTAATTGTCTGATTAACAATTCTAGTTGTGATAAAAATGTTTGGATAAAAATGTAGAAATGTTGTTGTTGGTGTCTCCTTTCGTTAATTCCGTAGTCTAAAGGTATTAACATCTTAAATTTTTTTACTTCAGAGTCTTATCAAAGACGTAGTGAGTTGAAGTTTAGCCAAAAGATAGATGTAATCCCTGAAAAAGGAAGACTTGGATCTTGGGAGGGAAATGATAACGAGATAGATTTTTT
Coding sequences:
- a CDS encoding DUF2589 domain-containing protein, encoding MANLVQELNSLDFSVYIGGPMQAAVKAQHDASISQVNFIKEVGFVPAVPAVSGGAAAIPAQLRYVDFNYDKSVANPDQGKTLQQLKDEGKVPAAATVIPATINTVDPFIKSAVNLKVPFLSMLTIPALRIDEMTIDFNAKLNSVETQSVGSEFQGSASVSGKFWKVKFNASASYKKTNSSTSTTEKTYTLGVHVRAVNDELPAGLSRILDMLEDSITAI
- a CDS encoding patatin-like phospholipase family protein: MKKTTILSLDGGGIRGIITCIILRYIEEQLQYHDKPSAKLGDYFDFVAGSSTGALIASIILSPDENRKAKYSIQKGLELYAERGGDIFQVSFWERLINPFGLLNERISQESLEKNLNDFFGHLELKELIKPCLITSYDIENRRAKLFNSWKANLSTDNFYVKDVCRATSAAPTYFTPVQIKSMYGQIFSLIDGGMFANNPGLCAYAEARKIPFAEVLKNHQKANHPTVNDMIIVSIGTGIESRSYPFKKLEKAGKIGWVTPIIDILMSSNAETVDYQLCQMFQTLGQRNQKNYYRLNPSLKNASPSMDNVRRSNIENLIQAGLSYIDDNREMLNQIVQKLIRNKI
- a CDS encoding M15 family metallopeptidase; the encoded protein is MDKVTLQRIEKLHPFVREEVKTIIKECDEALTGRAKIRITQGLRSFEEQEKLYAIGRLTTGKKVTNAKAGQSIHNYGLAVDICLMIDGKTASWDTAKDWDNDKVADWYECVKIFAKYGWDWGGNWKTFKDLPHFEKKNIQTKKGVVKTSWRTLSKMARDKDGYLVI